A window of Mixophyes fleayi isolate aMixFle1 chromosome 10, aMixFle1.hap1, whole genome shotgun sequence contains these coding sequences:
- the RFWD3 gene encoding E3 ubiquitin-protein ligase RFWD3, which yields MAQEEMDVDLSSLDLPAENPASRQSPGSDSIFLLPPPITYAELMREEISGPEPNNEVIVLDSGEDLPLHIPSPVESHTSNALQMLQGALEQLRQAAEHRSSSHQTRTLRRNARRQQRGGSQRTAGTSSRTGLMNFFQVNRSQGSALSRSLLPSEFLRQSTGNAGESSDETVELSDDEGGSSTEVDEGENDARAAQPAEPAPEELRINLVEAGSEATETLEAVAVNESGPSASPVPIKQRTPVKTTSAAAPAAAEEDEGDTCAICFESWTNAGQHRLSALRCGHLFGFTCIDRWLKGGAAKCPQCNKKAKRSDIVVLYARTLKALDTSEQERMKSSLENEQSLRRKAEIESAQCRLQVQVLTDECGKLRKQIQEFKMLMAQHGSSSSQQPSFSRVGGSGSLSSSQGQHKYNFEKAILISQGGNCRVMSYCERLSCLVVSQPSSHTTLVPGCGVKKLSAANLKSSQYVPIHSKQIRGLAFNDRSDGLLLSAALDNTVKLTSLLTNTVVQTYNAGRPVWSCCWCSDDTNYVYAGLINGSVLVYDLRDTSQYVKELVPLGSRCPVVSLSYVPRAASEVFPCGGVLAGTLEGACFWEMKDAQYRPHLLPLEPGGCTDIQTESSTRHCLVTYRPGKTHNYLRCVMMELSSSRLTDAQEEYSCSCYPVQTFNAGPTCKLLTKNAIFQSPDRDGSILVCAGDESSNSAMLWHSGNGSLLQKLQADQPVLDICPIEVNQSHMLATLTEKMVKVYKWE from the exons ATGGCGCAGGAGGAAATGGACGTGGACCTTTCTAGTCTAGACCTTCCGGCCGAAAACCCTGCGTCTCGCCAGTCACCTGGCAGTGATTCCATATTTCTCTTACCACCTCCAATAACTTACGCTGAGCTCATGAGAGAAGAGATCTCTGGACCAGAGCCAAACAATGAGGTGATTGTACTGGATTCCGGGGAAGACCTCCCGCTCCACATACCGTCGCCGGTGGAGTCACACACATCCAATGCTCTACAGATGCTCCAGGGCGCTCTTGAACAGCTGCGCCAAGCTGCCGAGCATCGCTCAAGTTCACATCAGACGCGAACTCTAAGGAGAAATGCCAGAAGACAACAGAGAGGTGGTTCCCAACGCACTGCGGGTACTAG TTCTCGAACAGGACTTATGAACTTCTTTCAAGTCAACAGAAGTCAGGGGTCCGCCCTGTCGCGCTCTCTTCTGCCATCAGAGTTCTTGAGGCAGTCCACAGGAAATGCGGGGGAAAGCTCTGATGAGACCGTGGAGTtgagtgatgatgaaggggggagctcCACTgaagtggatgaaggagaaaatgaTGCTAGAGCCGCTCAGCCGGCCGAGCCAG ctcCTGAAGAGCTTCGAATAAACCTTGTAGAAGCTGGGTCAGAAGCCACAGAGACCTTGGAAGCGGTGGCTGTAAATGAGAGTGGACCCTCCGCCTCCCCCGTCCCGATCAAACAG CGGACGCCAGTGAAGACGACCTCGGCAGCGGCCCCTGCGGCAGCGGAGGAGGATGAAGGGGACACCTGCGCCATATGCTTTGAATCGTGGACCAATGCTGGGCAGCACCGTCTCTCTGCCCTTCGCTGTGGTCATCTCTTTGGCTTTACCTGCATTGACCGCTGGCTGAAGGGAGGCGCAGCCAAGTGTCCGCAG TGCAATAAGAAGGCCAAGCGTTCAGACATTGTGGTTCTCTATGCTCGCACACTAAAAGCTCTGGACACCAGTGAGCAGGAACGTATGAAGAG TTCCCTGGAGAATGAACAGTCGTTGCGGCGGAAGGCGGAGATCGAGTCTGCGCAATGCCGACTTCAAGTCCAGGTTCTGACAGATGAATGTGGGAAACTCCGCAAACAGATCCAG GAGTTTAAGATGCTGATGGCCCAGCATGGAAGCAGCTCTTCTCAGCAGCCCTCCTTCTCACGGGTCGGGGGGTCCGGCTCGCTGTCGTCCAGCCAAGGTCAGCACAAGTACAACTTTGAAAAGGCCATCCTGATCTCTCAAGGGGGGAACTGTCGCGTCATGTCGTATTGTGAGCGCCTGAGCTGCCTTGTGGTATCGCAGCCATCATCCCACACCACACTCGTCCCTG GTTGTGGGGTTAAGAAGCTGAGTGCGGCCAATTTGAAGAGCAGCCAGTACGTCCCCATCCATTCCAAGCAGATCAGGGGCCTGGCCTTCAACGACCGCTCCGACGGGCTGCTGCTCTCTGCTGCTCTGGATAACACTGTGAAACTCACCAG CCTGCTGACAAACACCGTGGTCCAGACGTACAACGCCGGCCGGCCGGTGTGGAGCTGCTGCTGGTGCTCTGATGATACCAACTACGTCTATGCCGGTCTGATTAATGGCTCCGTGCTGGTGTACGACCTGAGAGACACCAGCCAGTATGTAAAGGAGCTGGTGCCACTAGGTTCTCG CTGTCCTGTGGTCTCGCTCTCTTACGTTCCCCGGGCTGCCTCTGAAGTCTTCCCTTGTGGGGGCGTGCTGGCTGGGACCCTGGAGGGAGCTTGTTTTTGGGAGATGAAAGACGCTCAGTACAGGCCCCACCTTCTCCCCTTAGAGCCCGGAGGATGCACCGACATCCAGACAGAGAGCAGTACGCGGCACTGCTTGGTGACTTACCGCCCAG GTAAGACCCACAACTACCTGCGCTGTGTGATGATGGAGCTCAGCAGCAGCCGGCTGACTGACGCACAAGAGGAGTACAGCTGCTCCTGTTACCCGGTCCAGACCTTCAACGCTGGTCCCACCTGTAAACTCCTCACCAAGAACGCCATATTCCAGAGCCCTGACCGAGACGGCAGCATCCTGGTGTGCGCGGGAGACGAGTCCTCCAACTCGGCTATG CTCTGGCACTCGGGAAACGGTTCCCTCCTCCAGAAGCTACAGGCTGACCAGCCGGTGCTGGACATTTGTCCCATAGAAGTGAATCAGAGCCACATGCTGGCCACgctaacagaaaagatggtgaAAGTCTACAAATGGGAGTAA